A single genomic interval of Heterodontus francisci isolate sHetFra1 chromosome 45, sHetFra1.hap1, whole genome shotgun sequence harbors:
- the LOC137356212 gene encoding histone H4 codes for MTGRGKGGKGLGKGGAKRHRKVLRDNIQGITKPAIRRLARRGGVKRISGLIYEETRGVLKVFLENVIRDAVTYTEHAKRKTVTAMDVVYALKRQGRTLYGFGG; via the coding sequence ATGacaggaagaggtaaaggaggcaaaggactgggcaaaggcggagcaaagcgtcaccgcaaagtgcttcgtgataacatccagggcatcaccaagccagcaattcgccgcctggctcgccgtggcggagtgaagcgcatctcgggtttgatctatgaggagacccgcggggtgctgaaggttttcctggagaatgtgatcagagatgcggtcacctacactgagcacgccaagcgcaagacggtcaccgccatggatgtggtgtacgctctgaaacgccagggccgcactctctatggattcggcggctaa
- the LOC137356413 gene encoding histone H1-like codes for MTDTAAAETAPAAAAATVKTPKKKKAAPRKGSGGPKLGELILKTVAECSVRSGMSLQAIKKALLVKGVDVEKGKFQIKQNIKRLVSNGFLVQTKGTGASGSFKIAKQEKKGNVVKKIQTGAAKRSLVKKTAAKKQITKKTAKKSPGKKIVTKKVSSKKTAAKKVSTKKTATPKKAVKKATLPKKSPAKNANKAKRATGGKPPKKVQSSRGGKKPKAVKAQKAAPGKK; via the coding sequence atgaccgatactgcagccgccgaaacggctcctGCAGCCGCCGCCGCTACAGTCAAGACTCcgaagaagaagaaggcggctccccggaaggggtcaggcggtcccaagttgggcgagctgatcctcaagactgtggcggaatgcagtgtccgcagtgggatgtcactgcaggcaataaagaaggctctgcttgttaaaggtgtcgatgtggagaagggcAAGTTCCAAATCAAGCAAAATATCAAGCGGCTTGTGTCGAACGGCTTCCTGGTGCAGACGAAGGGCACGGGGGCCTCCGGCAGCTTCAAAATCGCGAAACAGGAAAAGAAGGGAAATGTGGTGAAGAAGATTCAGACAGGAGCAGCCAagagatctttagtgaagaaaacagctgccaagaaacagatcacaaagaaaacagccaagaaatccccagggaagaaaatagtcaccaagaaagtgagcagcaagaagacggcagccaagaaagtgagcacCAAGAAGACGGCAACGCCAAAGAAGGCGGTAAAAAAAGCAACGCTTCCAAAAAAATCTCCAGCGAAGAATGCTAATAAAGCCAAGAGGGCCACGGGCGGAAAGCCGCCCAAGAAAGTCCAATCATCAAGGGGCGGGAAGAAGCCGAAAGCAgtaaaggctcagaaagcagcccctggaaagaagtga
- the LOC137356414 gene encoding late histone H2A.L3-like codes for MSGRGKTSGKARSKAKSRSSRAGLQFPVGRVHRFLKKGNYAERVGAGAPVYLAAVLEYLTAEILELAGNAARDNKKTRIIPRHLQLAVRNDEELNRLLGGVTIAQGGVLPNIQAVLLPKKTSAPSTKEQWRKGGSVGRGELVLQRAGHDTTGRMTNLIEISKDRNRSIRRFDPAPPVNTIVADHPNSLMVKCAVEFCSLKMSM; via the exons atgtctggaagagggaagaccagtgggaaagctcggtccaaggccaagtcccgctcctcccgagctggactgcagttcccggtgggacgtgttcacaggttccttaaaaagggcaactatgctgagcgggtgggtgccggagccccggtctatctggctgctgtgctcgagtatctgacagctgaaatcctcgagctggccggcaacgcggcccgggacaacaagaagacccgtatcatccccagacacctgcagctggccgtccgcaacgacgaggagctcaacaggctgctgggaggggtgaccatcgcacaaGGCGGTGTGCTGcccaatatccaggccgtgctgctgcccaagaaaaccagcgctccgagcacgaagg agcaatggagaaaaggcgggtCGGTGGGACGAGGTGAGctggtcttgcagagagccggccacgacacgacgggccgaatgaccaacttaatagaaatatcgaaagataggaacaggagcatTCGGCGCTTCGACCCTGCACCGCcagtcaatacgatcgtggctgatcatccaaactca TTGATGGTCAAGTGTGCAGTGGAATTTTGCAGCTTAAAAATGTCAATGTAA